The Canis lupus dingo isolate Sandy chromosome 11, ASM325472v2, whole genome shotgun sequence genome includes a region encoding these proteins:
- the LOC112659660 gene encoding LOW QUALITY PROTEIN: nuclear pore-associated protein 1-like (The sequence of the model RefSeq protein was modified relative to this genomic sequence to represent the inferred CDS: inserted 2 bases in 2 codons; deleted 5 bases in 3 codons), with protein MQVLYGLSSWKVGPAPSLPSPRWWAGLHGPRGRLCDALALSSPPPAGPCPAGVARWPRPPVTPPVLAGPPCGSCTRPLLWAQAIPAGAEGEPVPARCHGEPRRRLPLPQAAGPPLGLLPAGSWGSPPGGVSCLRSCPLVRPSRTVRIPPPGREVTLLHSLPAQGARAAGQVPTRPLPLSSPGHGGGGPGAPRRTDAGSRRDQRAGRWQWPPPQPRGTQWTSEPRTPAALSASTKPALQPWTDVSPPPERARGPAPRCLPCRPLQAAWPPLQAVPWERSSGPRQGRAVLSGPRPGCPGPQGPSAEGAAAENHPPGSVRAAGRRGHTGWGPRASRRSPLPPASASSGPHRRKLGLPXRLPVPPPLPLLWDRGDWPPPXKLPRLAPDKNLGTSQDAERPRDKIPKDRTDTSADCWAAPPAPSSPPLASEAAGSPPRPLPLPRSPTLSVPPSSPTQHGGRETGRVVPESPPLAAPAESLLPLVPVPLGKPHFREALFPQAALQHPPPTAPHLTPTPCTKESPTPVCVDSPPLFLTTPRPGGSTDSSVVVQPGTSKPTSSTIAAKSSTLTSKPISDPAVVDMDTTPPSRAVTSTPPRSGMSCPPFARGRCSMTQRCPANRSIHQSTDVDGPGPTPLLHQLFGLHTTPQPTHGTLAGRQPTASLPGAAMATGVPNLSSGATGTPVGSASANPDAHCDPDAMDTTSPSRAVIFQVPPGSRKNQLSFYRALPGSGNTPPTGSTASAHGSTTLPQKPASTQTPVSKRSNAGIASQPTLEVTVGNSLTIPTCWEKQ; from the exons ATGCAGGTGCTCTATGGCCTCAGCAGCTGGAAGgtgggccccgccccctccctcccctccccccgctggTGGGCGGGGCTGCACGGCCCGCGTGGGCGGCTTTGTGACGCCTTAGCAC tttcttcgcccccccccgccggcccctGCCCTGCCGGAGTTGCCCGCTGGCCACGCCCGCCCGTGACACCGCCCGTCCTGGCCGGACCACCCTGCGGCTCCTGCACCCGCCCCCTGCTCTGGGCGCAGGCCATCCCagcgggggcggagggggagccTGTACCGGCTCGCTGCCACGGGGAGCCCAGGAGGCGGCTCCCGCTCCCTCAGGCCGCGGGCccccctctgggcctcctccccGCGGGGAGCTGGGGGAGCCCTCCGGGGGGCGTGAGCTGTCTGCGCAGTTGCCCGCTGGTCCGGCCCTCGAGGACTGTGAGGATCCCTCCCCCGGGGCGCGAGGTCACGCTCCTGCATTCACTACCTGCACAGGGAGCCAGGGCCGCGGGTCAGGTACCGACCCGTCCCCTCCCCCTTTCGAGCCCAGGGCACGGAGGAGGAGGTCCCGGAGCACCCCGGAGGACAGACGCAGGCTCTCGGAGAGACCAAAGGGCCGGGCGGTGGCAGTGGCCGCCCCCACAGCCGCGGGGCACGCAGTGGACATCCGAGCCCCGGACACCTGCGGCGCTCTCAGCCTCCACCAagccagccctgcagccctggacCGACGTCTCGCCCCCTCCGGAGAGGGCTCGTGGGCCAGCACCCAGATGTCTCCCATGTCGTCCTCTGCAGGCCGCGTGGCCACCTCTTCAGGCGGTCCCGTGGGAGAGGTCCTCGGGACCCCGACAGGGACGCGCGGTGCTCTCGGGCCCACGCCCAGGCTGCCCCGGGCCGCAGGGGCCCTCCGCAGAGGGGGCGGCGGCTGAAAACCATCCGCCCGGGAGCGTGCGGGCCGCGGGGAGGAGGGGACACACAGGCTGGGGGCCCCGGGCGTCTCG ACGGAGCCCTCTCCCGCCGGCGTCGGCCAGCAGCGGGCCACACAGAAGGAAACTAGGCCTGC CCCGCCTGCCAGTGCCGCCGCCTCTACCACTGCTGTGGGATCGGGGGGACTGGCCCCCAC CGAAGCTTCCTCGCCTTGCTCCTGACAAGAACCTGGGCACCTCGCAGGACGCCGAGCGTCCGAGGGACAAGATCCCGAAGGACAGAACAGACACCTCGGCCGACTGCTGGGCCGCCCCGCCTGCCCCTTCCTCGCCCCCACTTGCCTCGGAGGCTGCAGGCTCCCCGCCGCGGCCGCTCCCGCTGCCCAGGTCCCCGACCCTCTCTGTCCCTCCGTCTTCCCCAACACAACATGGTGGTCGGGAAACAGGACGTGTCGTTCCTGAATCTCCTCCTCTTGCTGCTCCTGCTGAGTCTCTT CTCCCCCTAGTTCCTGTCCCTTTGGGGAAACCCCACTTCAGGGAGGCCCTCTTCCCCCAGGCCGCGCTGCAGCACCCACCCCCGACCGCCCCACaccttacccccaccccctgcacaaAAGAATCCCCAACCCCTGTGTGTGTGGATTCTCCCCCGCTTTTCCTAACAACCCCGCGTCCAGGCGGCTCCACGGACAGCTCCGTCGTCGTCCAGCCCGGCACCTCTAAGCCGACTTCTTCTACCATCGCAGCAAAGTCATCCACTTTGACCTCCAAGCCTATTTCAGATCCTGCTGTCGTGGACATGGACACGACGCCTCCCTCGCGGGCTGTCACCTCCACGCCCCCACGCTCCGGGATGAGCTGTCCTCCGTTTGCCCGGGGCCGTTGCAGCATGACGCAGCGATGTCCTGCGAA TCGCAGCATCCACCAATCCACCGACGTCGATGGCCCCGGCCCCACCCCACTTCTTCATCAACTCTTCGGCCTCCACACCACCCCTCAGCCCACACACGGGACTCTTGCTGGGAGGCAGCCAACAGCTTCTCTTCCCGGTGCTGCTATGGCCACTGGCGTGCCCAACCTCAGTTCTGGAGCCACCGGCACTCCAGTAGGCAGCGCCTCTGCAAACCCCGACGCTCACTGTGACCCCGATGCCATGGATACCACATCGCCCTCCCGGGCTGTCATCTTTCAGGTCCCCCCTGGGTCGCGGAAGAACCAGTTGTCATTTTACAGGGCACTTCCTGGTTCTGGCAACACACCACCTACGGGCAGCACTGCCTCGGCCCACGGCTCTACCACTTTACCTCAAAAGCCAGCCAGCACACAGACCCCCGTTTCCAAGCGTTCTAACGCAGGAATCGCCTCTCAGCCCACACTGGAGGTCACAGTGGGCAACAGCCTAACAATTCCTACCTGTTGGGAAAAACAGTAG
- the LOC125756032 gene encoding EMI domain-containing protein 1-like isoform X1, with amino-acid sequence MVGLAVPSGPRLMVNATGPQTFVGPAVPSGPPLMANTTGPQTFVWSVVPIGPPLMANTTVPQTFVWSVVPIGPPLMANTTVPQTFVWSAVPSGPPLLANTTARQTFVGPAVPSGPPLMANSTGTQTFVGPAVPSGPPLMANTTVPQTFVWSVVPIGPPLMANTTVPQTFVWSAVPSGPPLMANTTGPQVFVGSAVPSGPPVMANTTGPQTSVGPAVPATTAGTLNPGTRGPPAQRVSGAEEGTTSLPRLEDLEFPLYVGIVGAHLMQTQMKTSSSL; translated from the exons ATGGTGGGGCTTGCGGTCCCCAGTGGCCCACGCCTCATGGTGAACGCTACAGGCCCACAGAC CTTTGTGGGGCCTGCGGTCCCCAGTGGCCCTCCACTCATGGCAAACACTACAGGCCCACAGACCTTTGTGTGGTCTGTAGTCCCCATTGGCCCACCCCTCATGGCTAACACTACTGTCCCACAGACCTTTGTGTGGTCTGTAGTCCCCATTGGCCCACCCCTCATGGCTAACACTACTGTCCCACAGACCTTTGTGTGGTCTGCGGTCCCCAGTGGCCCACCACTCCTGGCTAATACTACAGCCCGACAGACCTTTGTGGGGCCTGCGGTCCCCAGTGGCCCACCACTCATGGCTAACAGTACTGGCACACAGACCTTTGTGGGGCCTGCGGTCCCCAGTGGCCCTCCACTCATGGCTAACACTACTGTCCCACAGACCTTTGTGTGGTCTGTAGTCCCCATTGGCCCACCCCTCATGGCTAACACTACTGTCCCACAGACCTTTGTGTGGTCTGCAGTCCCCAGTGGCCCACCCCTCATGGCTAACACCACAGGCCCACAGGTCTTTGTGGGGTCTGCAGTCCCCAGTGGCCCACCAGTCATGGCTAACACTACAGGCCCACAGACGTCTGTGGGGCCTGCAGTCCCTGCTACCACTGCAGGGACTTTAAATCCAGGCACCCGGGGCCCACCTGCCCAGCGTGTAAGTGGTGCGGAGGAAGGAACAACGTCACTCCCAAGACTGGAAGACCTGGAATTCCCGCTTTATGTCGGCATAGTGGGGGCCCACCTGATGCAAACACAGATGAAAACCTCATCGTCTCTATGA
- the LOC125756032 gene encoding collagen alpha-1(I) chain-like isoform X4, translating to MVGLAVPSGPRLMVNATGPQTFVGPAVPSGPPLMANSTGTQTFVGPAVPSGPPLMANTTGPQTFVWSVVPIGPPLMANTTVPQTFVWSAVPSGPPLLANTTARQTFVGPAVPSGPPLMANSTGTQTFVGPAVPSGPPLMANTTVPQTFVWSVVPIGPPLMANTTVPQTFVWSAVPSGPPLMANTTGPQVFVGSAVPSGPPVMANTTGPQTSVGPAVPATTAGTLNPGTRGPPAQRVSGAEEGTTSLPRLEDLEFPLYVGIVGAHLMQTQMKTSSSL from the exons ATGGTGGGGCTTGCGGTCCCCAGTGGCCCACGCCTCATGGTGAACGCTACAGGCCCACAGACCTTTGTGGGGCCTGCGGTCCCCAGTGGCCCACCACTCATGGCTAACAGTACTGGCACACAGACCTTTGTGGGGCCTGCGGTCCCCAGTGGCCCTCCACTCATGGCAAACACTACAGGCCCACAGAC CTTTGTGTGGTCTGTAGTCCCCATTGGCCCACCCCTCATGGCTAACACTACTGTCCCACAGACCTTTGTGTGGTCTGCGGTCCCCAGTGGCCCACCACTCCTGGCTAATACTACAGCCCGACAGACCTTTGTGGGGCCTGCGGTCCCCAGTGGCCCACCACTCATGGCTAACAGTACTGGCACACAGACCTTTGTGGGGCCTGCGGTCCCCAGTGGCCCTCCACTCATGGCTAACACTACTGTCCCACAGACCTTTGTGTGGTCTGTAGTCCCCATTGGCCCACCCCTCATGGCTAACACTACTGTCCCACAGACCTTTGTGTGGTCTGCAGTCCCCAGTGGCCCACCCCTCATGGCTAACACCACAGGCCCACAGGTCTTTGTGGGGTCTGCAGTCCCCAGTGGCCCACCAGTCATGGCTAACACTACAGGCCCACAGACGTCTGTGGGGCCTGCAGTCCCTGCTACCACTGCAGGGACTTTAAATCCAGGCACCCGGGGCCCACCTGCCCAGCGTGTAAGTGGTGCGGAGGAAGGAACAACGTCACTCCCAAGACTGGAAGACCTGGAATTCCCGCTTTATGTCGGCATAGTGGGGGCCCACCTGATGCAAACACAGATGAAAACCTCATCGTCTCTATGA
- the LOC125756032 gene encoding collagen alpha-1(I) chain-like isoform X7 translates to MVGLAVPSGPRLMVNATGPQTFVGPAVPSGPPLMANSTGTQTFVGPAVPSGPPLMANSTGTQTFVGPAVPSGPPLMANTTVPQTFVWSVVPIGPPLMANTTVPQTFVWSAVPSGPPLMANTTGPQVFVGSAVPSGPPVMANTTGPQTSVGPAVPATTAGTLNPGTRGPPAQRVSGAEEGTTSLPRLEDLEFPLYVGIVGAHLMQTQMKTSSSL, encoded by the exons ATGGTGGGGCTTGCGGTCCCCAGTGGCCCACGCCTCATGGTGAACGCTACAGGCCCACAGACCTTTGTGGGGCCTGCGGTCCCCAGTGGCCCACCACTCATGGCTAACAGTACTGGCACACAGAC CTTTGTGGGGCCTGCGGTCCCCAGTGGCCCACCACTCATGGCTAACAGTACTGGCACACAGACCTTTGTGGGGCCTGCGGTCCCCAGTGGCCCTCCACTCATGGCTAACACTACTGTCCCACAGACCTTTGTGTGGTCTGTAGTCCCCATTGGCCCACCCCTCATGGCTAACACTACTGTCCCACAGACCTTTGTGTGGTCTGCAGTCCCCAGTGGCCCACCCCTCATGGCTAACACCACAGGCCCACAGGTCTTTGTGGGGTCTGCAGTCCCCAGTGGCCCACCAGTCATGGCTAACACTACAGGCCCACAGACGTCTGTGGGGCCTGCAGTCCCTGCTACCACTGCAGGGACTTTAAATCCAGGCACCCGGGGCCCACCTGCCCAGCGTGTAAGTGGTGCGGAGGAAGGAACAACGTCACTCCCAAGACTGGAAGACCTGGAATTCCCGCTTTATGTCGGCATAGTGGGGGCCCACCTGATGCAAACACAGATGAAAACCTCATCGTCTCTATGA
- the LOC125756032 gene encoding EMI domain-containing protein 1-like isoform X6, producing the protein MVGLAVPSGPRLMVNATGPQTFVGPAVPSGPPLMANSTGTQTFVGPAVPSGPPLMANTTGPQTFVWSVVPIGPPLMANTTVPQTFVWSVVPIGPPLMANTTVPQTFVWSVVPIGPPLMANTTVPQTFVWSAVPSGPPLMANTTGPQVFVGSAVPSGPPVMANTTGPQTSVGPAVPATTAGTLNPGTRGPPAQRVSGAEEGTTSLPRLEDLEFPLYVGIVGAHLMQTQMKTSSSL; encoded by the exons ATGGTGGGGCTTGCGGTCCCCAGTGGCCCACGCCTCATGGTGAACGCTACAGGCCCACAGACCTTTGTGGGGCCTGCGGTCCCCAGTGGCCCACCACTCATGGCTAACAGTACTGGCACACAGACCTTTGTGGGGCCTGCGGTCCCCAGTGGCCCTCCACTCATGGCAAACACTACAGGCCCACAGACCTTTGTGTGGTCTGTAGTCCCCATTGGCCCACCCCTCATGGCTAACACTACTGTCCCACAGACCTTTGTGTGGTCTGTAGTCCCCATTGGCCCACCCCTCATGGCTAACACTACTGTCCCACAGAC CTTTGTGTGGTCTGTAGTCCCCATTGGCCCACCCCTCATGGCTAACACTACTGTCCCACAGACCTTTGTGTGGTCTGCAGTCCCCAGTGGCCCACCCCTCATGGCTAACACCACAGGCCCACAGGTCTTTGTGGGGTCTGCAGTCCCCAGTGGCCCACCAGTCATGGCTAACACTACAGGCCCACAGACGTCTGTGGGGCCTGCAGTCCCTGCTACCACTGCAGGGACTTTAAATCCAGGCACCCGGGGCCCACCTGCCCAGCGTGTAAGTGGTGCGGAGGAAGGAACAACGTCACTCCCAAGACTGGAAGACCTGGAATTCCCGCTTTATGTCGGCATAGTGGGGGCCCACCTGATGCAAACACAGATGAAAACCTCATCGTCTCTATGA
- the LOC125756032 gene encoding pre-mRNA 3' end processing protein WDR33-like isoform X2, which yields MVGLAVPSGPRLMVNATGPQTFVGPAVPSGPPLMANSTGTQTFVGPAVPSGPPLMANTTGPQTFVWSVVPIGPPLMANTTVPQTFVWSVVPIGPPLMANTTVPQTFVGPAVPSGPPLMANSTGTQTFVGPAVPSGPPLMANTTVPQTFVWSVVPIGPPLMANTTVPQTFVWSAVPSGPPLMANTTGPQVFVGSAVPSGPPVMANTTGPQTSVGPAVPATTAGTLNPGTRGPPAQRVSGAEEGTTSLPRLEDLEFPLYVGIVGAHLMQTQMKTSSSL from the exons ATGGTGGGGCTTGCGGTCCCCAGTGGCCCACGCCTCATGGTGAACGCTACAGGCCCACAGACCTTTGTGGGGCCTGCGGTCCCCAGTGGCCCACCACTCATGGCTAACAGTACTGGCACACAGACCTTTGTGGGGCCTGCGGTCCCCAGTGGCCCTCCACTCATGGCAAACACTACAGGCCCACAGACCTTTGTGTGGTCTGTAGTCCCCATTGGCCCACCCCTCATGGCTAACACTACTGTCCCACAGACCTTTGTGTGGTCTGTAGTCCCCATTGGCCCACCCCTCATGGCTAACACTACTGTCCCACAGAC CTTTGTGGGGCCTGCGGTCCCCAGTGGCCCACCACTCATGGCTAACAGTACTGGCACACAGACCTTTGTGGGGCCTGCGGTCCCCAGTGGCCCTCCACTCATGGCTAACACTACTGTCCCACAGACCTTTGTGTGGTCTGTAGTCCCCATTGGCCCACCCCTCATGGCTAACACTACTGTCCCACAGACCTTTGTGTGGTCTGCAGTCCCCAGTGGCCCACCCCTCATGGCTAACACCACAGGCCCACAGGTCTTTGTGGGGTCTGCAGTCCCCAGTGGCCCACCAGTCATGGCTAACACTACAGGCCCACAGACGTCTGTGGGGCCTGCAGTCCCTGCTACCACTGCAGGGACTTTAAATCCAGGCACCCGGGGCCCACCTGCCCAGCGTGTAAGTGGTGCGGAGGAAGGAACAACGTCACTCCCAAGACTGGAAGACCTGGAATTCCCGCTTTATGTCGGCATAGTGGGGGCCCACCTGATGCAAACACAGATGAAAACCTCATCGTCTCTATGA
- the LOC125756032 gene encoding formin-2-like isoform X3, translated as MVGLAVPSGPRLMVNATGPQTFVGPAVPSGPPLMANSTGTQTFVGPAVPSGPPLMANTTGPQTFVWSVVPIGPPLMANTTVPQTFVWSVVPIGPPLMANTTVPQTFVWSAVPSGPPLMANSTGTQTFVGPAVPSGPPLMANTTVPQTFVWSVVPIGPPLMANTTVPQTFVWSAVPSGPPLMANTTGPQVFVGSAVPSGPPVMANTTGPQTSVGPAVPATTAGTLNPGTRGPPAQRVSGAEEGTTSLPRLEDLEFPLYVGIVGAHLMQTQMKTSSSL; from the exons ATGGTGGGGCTTGCGGTCCCCAGTGGCCCACGCCTCATGGTGAACGCTACAGGCCCACAGACCTTTGTGGGGCCTGCGGTCCCCAGTGGCCCACCACTCATGGCTAACAGTACTGGCACACAGACCTTTGTGGGGCCTGCGGTCCCCAGTGGCCCTCCACTCATGGCAAACACTACAGGCCCACAGACCTTTGTGTGGTCTGTAGTCCCCATTGGCCCACCCCTCATGGCTAACACTACTGTCCCACAGACCTTTGTGTGGTCTGTAGTCCCCATTGGCCCACCCCTCATGGCTAACACTACTGTCCCACAGACCTTTGTGTGGT CTGCGGTCCCCAGTGGCCCACCACTCATGGCTAACAGTACTGGCACACAGACCTTTGTGGGGCCTGCGGTCCCCAGTGGCCCTCCACTCATGGCTAACACTACTGTCCCACAGACCTTTGTGTGGTCTGTAGTCCCCATTGGCCCACCCCTCATGGCTAACACTACTGTCCCACAGACCTTTGTGTGGTCTGCAGTCCCCAGTGGCCCACCCCTCATGGCTAACACCACAGGCCCACAGGTCTTTGTGGGGTCTGCAGTCCCCAGTGGCCCACCAGTCATGGCTAACACTACAGGCCCACAGACGTCTGTGGGGCCTGCAGTCCCTGCTACCACTGCAGGGACTTTAAATCCAGGCACCCGGGGCCCACCTGCCCAGCGTGTAAGTGGTGCGGAGGAAGGAACAACGTCACTCCCAAGACTGGAAGACCTGGAATTCCCGCTTTATGTCGGCATAGTGGGGGCCCACCTGATGCAAACACAGATGAAAACCTCATCGTCTCTATGA
- the LOC125756032 gene encoding collagen alpha-2(I) chain-like isoform X5 yields the protein MVGLAVPSGPRLMVNATGPQTFVGPAVPSGPPLMANSTGTQTFVGPAVPSGPPLMANTTGPQTFVWSVVPIGPPLMANTTVPQTFVGPAVPSGPPLMANSTGTQTFVGPAVPSGPPLMANTTVPQTFVWSVVPIGPPLMANTTVPQTFVWSAVPSGPPLMANTTGPQVFVGSAVPSGPPVMANTTGPQTSVGPAVPATTAGTLNPGTRGPPAQRVSGAEEGTTSLPRLEDLEFPLYVGIVGAHLMQTQMKTSSSL from the exons ATGGTGGGGCTTGCGGTCCCCAGTGGCCCACGCCTCATGGTGAACGCTACAGGCCCACAGACCTTTGTGGGGCCTGCGGTCCCCAGTGGCCCACCACTCATGGCTAACAGTACTGGCACACAGACCTTTGTGGGGCCTGCGGTCCCCAGTGGCCCTCCACTCATGGCAAACACTACAGGCCCACAGACCTTTGTGTGGTCTGTAGTCCCCATTGGCCCACCCCTCATGGCTAACACTACTGTCCCACAGAC CTTTGTGGGGCCTGCGGTCCCCAGTGGCCCACCACTCATGGCTAACAGTACTGGCACACAGACCTTTGTGGGGCCTGCGGTCCCCAGTGGCCCTCCACTCATGGCTAACACTACTGTCCCACAGACCTTTGTGTGGTCTGTAGTCCCCATTGGCCCACCCCTCATGGCTAACACTACTGTCCCACAGACCTTTGTGTGGTCTGCAGTCCCCAGTGGCCCACCCCTCATGGCTAACACCACAGGCCCACAGGTCTTTGTGGGGTCTGCAGTCCCCAGTGGCCCACCAGTCATGGCTAACACTACAGGCCCACAGACGTCTGTGGGGCCTGCAGTCCCTGCTACCACTGCAGGGACTTTAAATCCAGGCACCCGGGGCCCACCTGCCCAGCGTGTAAGTGGTGCGGAGGAAGGAACAACGTCACTCCCAAGACTGGAAGACCTGGAATTCCCGCTTTATGTCGGCATAGTGGGGGCCCACCTGATGCAAACACAGATGAAAACCTCATCGTCTCTATGA